One Nocardia iowensis DNA window includes the following coding sequences:
- a CDS encoding SDR family oxidoreductase: MILVTGATGKVGRQAVTQLHEAGVEVRALVRRPESADLPPGVEVVLGDLSDPDSLDAALDGVHAVFLVWPTLDADAAAPAVVRKLAERVAHIVYLSAMGADEQAGAVIGSHGYLERLIDDTGVGRTFVRAGGFAGNDLGWAESIRAEGIVREYYDDWRRSVIHERDIAAVGVRALLEGHTGTVYEVTGPELLTAPQRARIIADALGVPVRFEKMSRDEMLAGMSTWIPVDEVDNALVEMDEMTAQPEPVLSTVTEVTGAPAHTYREWVADHLADFR, encoded by the coding sequence ATGATCCTGGTTACCGGAGCAACAGGCAAGGTCGGCCGCCAGGCCGTCACCCAACTACACGAGGCGGGCGTCGAGGTTCGTGCGCTGGTCCGTCGCCCGGAGTCGGCGGATCTGCCGCCCGGCGTCGAGGTGGTCCTTGGCGATCTGTCGGATCCGGACAGCCTGGACGCCGCGCTCGATGGTGTGCACGCGGTATTCCTTGTGTGGCCGACGCTGGATGCGGACGCGGCCGCACCGGCCGTGGTGCGGAAGTTGGCCGAGCGGGTGGCGCATATCGTCTACCTGTCCGCCATGGGCGCGGACGAGCAGGCCGGCGCGGTAATCGGTTCGCACGGCTATCTCGAGCGGCTCATCGACGATACGGGGGTCGGCCGGACCTTCGTGCGCGCGGGCGGATTCGCCGGCAACGACCTGGGCTGGGCGGAGTCCATTCGCGCCGAAGGTATTGTGCGCGAATACTACGACGATTGGCGCAGGTCGGTGATCCACGAGCGCGACATCGCCGCGGTGGGTGTGCGGGCCCTGCTCGAGGGCCACACCGGCACCGTCTATGAGGTGACCGGCCCTGAGTTGCTGACTGCTCCGCAGCGGGCGCGGATCATCGCCGACGCGCTCGGGGTGCCGGTGCGGTTCGAGAAGATGTCCCGGGACGAGATGCTGGCGGGAATGTCCACCTGGATACCGGTCGACGAGGTGGACAACGCGCTGGTGGAGATGGACGAGATGACGGCGCAGCCGGAGCCGGTGCTGTCCACTGTCACCGAGGTTACCGGCGCGCCCGCGCACACCTATCGCGAGTGGGTCGCCGACCACCTGGCCGATTTCCGTTGA
- a CDS encoding GMC family oxidoreductase N-terminal domain-containing protein: MEPTAEQRAALSMICDTFVPGDGLTLPSASELGAVDTVFRLLGRSPREADRKQLAMLLGWWDSRLTGMLLGAGPRRFSTLSQQERERALLRLGDSRSAPVRAIFQALKQAALLSYNVTPGPTGTNPMWKEIGYPAPTGPLSTAPQPALTPIRCTENATLTCDVVIVGSGAGGGTAAAVLAEAGLDVIVLERGNYYDDRDFGAGELAALEQLYAPGASSSEGQITLVAGTCLGGGTVVNWSTALPTPDTVRTEWAELGAAQFAEAEFGEALEVVQRRLAVTDTRSQLSARDGVLERGAQALSWEVNALPRNVTDACDAGIECGACGYGCRVGAKQSVAKTWLADAAGAGARLVVDANVRRIQVKNGRAEGLSAVTESGVQIEVRARAVVVAAGAVQTPALLRRSGLRNENIGRHLRLHPAAAVFGVFDEELRGWEGALQGRICRQHANLDGNGYGVIYETGPVHPGLAIGFMGWRGADAHRRTLLDFASTTPIGIITRDRDSGTVTVDKSGEPIVNYRLSAYDAAHLHTGIEGAASILEAAGARRIFSGHQAGVDYEPGRRGSHADFAASCRDAGYGPGRCAMGALHIMGSARMGGSPQLAATNPDGATWEVANIVVADGSCFPTASGVNPMISIEAIAYMNAKRLAAQLT, encoded by the coding sequence ATGGAGCCTACGGCCGAGCAGCGGGCAGCGCTGAGCATGATCTGCGATACCTTCGTTCCCGGCGACGGATTGACCTTGCCGTCGGCGAGCGAACTCGGCGCGGTCGACACCGTATTCCGGCTACTGGGCCGTAGTCCGCGCGAGGCCGACCGCAAGCAGCTGGCAATGCTGTTGGGGTGGTGGGATTCTCGCCTGACCGGAATGCTCCTCGGCGCAGGCCCACGCCGGTTTTCCACGCTGTCGCAGCAGGAGCGAGAGCGGGCGCTGCTTCGCCTCGGTGATTCGCGATCGGCGCCCGTGCGCGCGATTTTCCAAGCGCTCAAGCAGGCGGCGCTGCTGTCCTACAACGTGACTCCTGGCCCCACGGGCACCAATCCGATGTGGAAGGAGATCGGCTACCCGGCGCCGACCGGGCCGCTCAGCACCGCCCCACAGCCGGCGCTGACGCCGATACGGTGCACCGAGAACGCCACGCTCACTTGCGATGTCGTGATCGTCGGATCGGGCGCGGGCGGTGGCACCGCGGCGGCCGTGCTGGCCGAGGCCGGGCTCGACGTGATCGTGCTCGAGCGCGGAAACTATTATGACGACCGGGATTTCGGCGCGGGCGAACTTGCTGCCCTGGAACAGCTATACGCTCCCGGTGCCAGTTCCTCCGAAGGGCAGATCACCCTGGTCGCTGGAACCTGCCTGGGTGGCGGAACCGTCGTCAACTGGAGCACCGCACTGCCCACCCCCGATACTGTCCGCACGGAATGGGCCGAACTGGGTGCGGCGCAGTTCGCGGAGGCCGAGTTCGGCGAGGCCCTCGAGGTAGTGCAACGCCGACTCGCCGTCACCGACACCCGCTCCCAACTCTCGGCACGCGACGGTGTCCTGGAACGCGGTGCGCAGGCACTCAGCTGGGAAGTGAATGCATTGCCGCGCAACGTAACCGATGCCTGCGACGCCGGAATCGAATGCGGTGCCTGCGGTTACGGCTGCCGCGTCGGCGCCAAGCAGTCCGTCGCCAAGACGTGGCTTGCCGACGCCGCCGGGGCCGGTGCCCGACTGGTCGTCGACGCCAACGTCCGCCGGATCCAGGTGAAAAATGGCCGCGCCGAAGGTCTTTCAGCCGTCACCGAGTCCGGAGTGCAGATCGAGGTGCGGGCCCGCGCCGTCGTCGTCGCAGCGGGCGCGGTGCAGACGCCCGCGCTGCTGCGCCGATCCGGTTTGCGCAACGAGAACATCGGACGCCACCTGCGCCTGCATCCAGCCGCCGCGGTGTTCGGCGTCTTCGACGAGGAACTGCGGGGCTGGGAGGGCGCATTGCAGGGGCGCATCTGCCGTCAGCACGCGAACCTCGACGGTAACGGCTACGGCGTCATCTACGAAACGGGTCCGGTCCATCCCGGCCTGGCCATCGGCTTCATGGGCTGGCGCGGCGCGGACGCGCACCGCCGCACCCTGCTCGACTTCGCCAGCACCACCCCGATCGGAATCATCACCCGCGACCGCGACTCGGGCACCGTCACCGTCGACAAATCCGGCGAACCAATCGTCAACTACCGCCTGTCGGCCTACGACGCCGCCCATCTGCACACCGGAATCGAAGGCGCCGCAAGCATTCTCGAGGCAGCGGGCGCACGCCGCATCTTCTCCGGCCATCAAGCCGGCGTGGACTACGAACCCGGCCGCCGCGGCTCGCACGCCGATTTCGCCGCCTCCTGCCGCGATGCGGGCTACGGACCGGGGCGCTGTGCAATGGGCGCCTTACACATCATGGGCTCGGCCCGCATGGGCGGCTCCCCACAACTCGCGGCCACCAACCCCGACGGCGCCACCTGGGAAGTCGCCAATATCGTCGTCGCCGACGGCTCCTGCTTCCCCACCGCGTCCGGCGTCAACCCGATGATCTCCATCGAGGCGATCGCCTACATGAACGCGAAGAGGTTGGCAGCCCAGTTGACCTAA